One Natrinema longum genomic window, GGTACGAGGCAGACCCCATCGGCTCGATCGCCGGTGTCGGCCCCTCGACGTTCCAGTACCTGCGCCAGCTCGCGGGCGTCGAGACGATCAGACCCGCCCCACCGGTCGTCGCACTGATCGACCGCATCGACGCCGAACTCGAGTCCTCGCCCCTCGAAACGACGACGGCTCTGTGGACGATCGCGTCCGGCGAGTGGCTGGCGATGACGTCGTCGTACTCGCCACTCGAGATCGACCGGCTCGCGTGGTGGACGGAGACCGACGACGACGAGCGCGAGGCCGTCGCCGACATCCACGCGCGGTCGATCGACGCAGTAGCCGCCCGGTCGTCGAACTCAGGCGGGTAGCTCCCGGACGAACGGGTCTCGGTCGGTCTCGATCGTGCGGGGCTCCTCACTGGACGGACCCATAGCGATTGGCCCGTCACACGAAACGCCCCGACCGGCTCCTCGAGTCTCGGTTCCGTACTGCGCGGGCCACCGGAGCACTCGATACGAATGGGCCAGTGAACGGATGAGAACGTAGTCGCTCTATTTCGCTTCGTTCGGCCGATCCTCTACACGACACAGTTGTAGTACTTGTCGAACGTGGAAATCCTTCTCCGATGGATCATCGTTCTGTAACGCTTCCTCTAAGTGTGCTCTGCTTTCAGCACTTAGCTCCCCCATTTCGTTCTGCGGTATCCGCAGCAAGGGATTTAAAATATTTGATGTCTTTAGCACATATGTTATGGTGATTGCTGATAACGTCACGACGGCGCGATTCGCCTCTTCAGTGGGATTCGGGTCGCTATTCGACGAGGACGGCGAACAGATGACCGGCGTTCCTGACGGCGAGCGAACCGCCGACCGGCTCGAGTGAGCGACGCATTTGGGTCTCGTACCAGCCAAACCGATTCGCACACCGATCGCATAGCTGTCGGGCGCTCGAGTATGGAGTGACTTTCAGCGGTTACTATCGGTCGTCCGATACGGACCGCTGGCAGGCAGTGCTGGCGACCCCACAGACGGGTCGTGGAGTCGCCGGTAAATCGGGACGGCAAACCGGTCGATTCTACCGTCTCCAACTCGCCCGGCCCGTCTCGGAGTGGAACGCCGTCTCGACGGGCCCTGCGACATCCCCGTCCATCGACTCGCCCTCACGTTCGAGTCGATCCGTATCGAGGGATTCACTCGTCGGTGGTCACCGGGTAGTCGTCGCCCGCCACCTCGGCGGGCGTGTTGATGGTCAGATCGACGTCCTGGGCGAGGGAGACGAGCGCGTAGACGGGTGCCCGCCGCGCCCATTCGTCGATCAGATCCCGATCGAGACCCTCGCCGTCGATCTCGACCTCGGCGGTGAGGTTCTCGAAAACCGAGTCAGCCGCCTTGAGTTCCTCGAGACTGAAGAGAACCGCTGGATCGAAATCGGTCCCGACGCGCGTCTCGAGGTGGTCGATGTCCACGCCGCTGGCGGCGGCGTTGATGCTGATGCCGACGTTGATACAGGCGGCGAGCGCCGACAGCGCCACTTCTATCGGTTCCATCCGGTCGGTCGCGCCGATCCACCCACCGGCGTCCAACACTTCCTTCCAGCCCCCGTAGGGAATCGTGTATTCGCGCGTTTCGCGAGTGATCGTCTCGCCACCGAGGTCGTAGCTGTCGATCTTCGCCAGGCTGTGTGCGGCCGTCCCCTCGTAGGTCGCGGACGCACGGAGCCCGAGCTGGACCGCTTCGGGATTCTCGGCGGCGTGTTCGGCGAACCCCTCGAGCGTTTCGAGGTCGGTGCCGTGTGCGGTCTGCTGGGTATCTGTCATGTGAGGTGCCTCCCTGCCAGCGACGCTACGCTGGCGAAGATACTGTAGTTACTTCGTGGCAGACCGCCGGGAGCTGCTGTCGTGGCAGTCACTGCAACCGTCGCATTCCCCGCGACTCGAGGACGGTCGGGACCGACCGTCTCCCCGCCGACCCCGGTACGACCCCCTCGAACGAGCCGAGGACACAGCGGCCTCCGCATCAGTCACGTCTAGCAACGAACCTTGTCGTCTCTATTCTACTGAGGGTCGACCGGCTGTGCCTCTGCTGTGTACGTTTCGAACACCGACTGCGCCCACTCGCGGACAGCCGCCGCGTCGGTGTCGATCAATGCCTGAACCGTCCCGCTGTCCCGTTCGTAACAGCTGATGGCGACGCGCTCGTCGAGGACGCTGATCCCGTGTGATGGAAGGTCGTCGTGTTCTAACACCGTGAAATTGTCCCGTTGCATCATCTCTCCACTGCGCTCCGGGTACGTCGAAAGGAAATACGTGTGGCTGTGTGGTCTGCCCACCAGAACGACGTCCACTCCCGCATCGACCTGGTGCCAAAGCACGTCGAAGCAGGGCTCCATCAGGGCAATTTCGGGACGAACGAATCGAAGTTCGTCCGTCCCCTCGAGCAGTGACTCGAATCGGTTCACCGGGCGGTAGGGCGCATCGGGGTCGGCGACTGTGACGGTCATGGCCGCCCACGTCTCGAGGGGGTACTCGCTGACCACGTCGGGGAGCCAGTGCCAGACGTCACGCAATTTCCGCTCCGTTTCCACCCGTTCGATCAGGTCCACCATCCCCGACGCGATCACTTCACCCAGCGGTGTTGCCGTATACTGGTAGCTGTCTTTGCGGATCCAGATGCGGTCTTCGAACTCGTCTAACGTCCGCCGTATCGTGGAGGACGACACACCGGTCAACTCGCAGAGTTCGGAGCGACTTCGAGGGCGCTCCGTCAGTGCGACGAGCGCCGGAACGCGATGGTGGGACCGGGCGAGATACGCGATGTCGTCGATTGGTGACCCTGGTGCTTGGTATGGTATGGTGCCACTTGCCATATTTGGAGTACGTGAACAAGTGTGAAAACGATTCGTCTTTCTCGTGCGACGAGCAATCGTGGATCAGCCGTATCATCTGCACTCTATTGGT contains:
- a CDS encoding helix-turn-helix transcriptional regulator, which codes for MSSSTIRRTLDEFEDRIWIRKDSYQYTATPLGEVIASGMVDLIERVETERKLRDVWHWLPDVVSEYPLETWAAMTVTVADPDAPYRPVNRFESLLEGTDELRFVRPEIALMEPCFDVLWHQVDAGVDVVLVGRPHSHTYFLSTYPERSGEMMQRDNFTVLEHDDLPSHGISVLDERVAISCYERDSGTVQALIDTDAAAVREWAQSVFETYTAEAQPVDPQ
- a CDS encoding OsmC family protein, which produces MTDTQQTAHGTDLETLEGFAEHAAENPEAVQLGLRASATYEGTAAHSLAKIDSYDLGGETITRETREYTIPYGGWKEVLDAGGWIGATDRMEPIEVALSALAACINVGISINAAASGVDIDHLETRVGTDFDPAVLFSLEELKAADSVFENLTAEVEIDGEGLDRDLIDEWARRAPVYALVSLAQDVDLTINTPAEVAGDDYPVTTDE